The Anaerolineae bacterium genome includes a window with the following:
- the acsB gene encoding acetyl-CoA decarbonylase/synthase complex subunit alpha/beta encodes MSKIICSAAIRGAHKIVGTAEAKCEVALKKWGPDQEIGFPNTTYYLPIIYGILGIPVKTLGDAKQVLDKCKELLPAQVSDNVWLPYLAPALEAGMATFFAEEIIEAIRYLEEPDYYTQGEDPLSDNIWLGAADDVIMRKRGVEFVDGTAPGFAAILGAAPTPEIAAKIAIELQEKNLYVFMCSDHEGKTMSEQLVEAGVQIGWPTRLVSFGPSYTAAVFAMGFATRAAMSFGGVKPGDFAANLRYNKDRIFAFAMPLGTVTDEWYANAAGAINWGFPTIADTPIPEILPTGICTYEHVVSNVPHDQIVARAIEVRGLKVAITKVDIPMSYGPAFEGERIRKDDLYFECGGGRTLGVELTISKNMSEVEDGKIEMIGPDLDQIKEGDKLPFAALIEVAGRQMKPEFEPILERQLHHLINYVQGIMHIGQRNIMWIRVGKAAVEKGFLLKHLGKVIHAKYHQDFGNIIDKVQIKIYTDEERVKEVLEMANRLYKERDSRVENMTDETEETFYSCTLCQSFAPSHVCVITPERTGMCGAYNWLDCKVSYEINPTGPNQPIKKGECTNPITGQWKGINDFVFNASRQQIEQVSAYSLMESPMTACGCFECVATILPLCNGIMIVNRNFMGMTPCGMKFTTLAGMVGGGNQTPGFLGVSKHYICSRKFLKAEGGLKRVVWLPKMLKEEIAERIKPICEEMGIPNFPEMIADETIGTTEEEILPFLEEKGHPALTMDPLM; translated from the coding sequence GTGTCTAAGATAATTTGTTCCGCAGCTATTCGAGGCGCTCACAAGATCGTGGGTACGGCAGAGGCAAAGTGCGAGGTGGCATTAAAAAAGTGGGGGCCTGATCAAGAGATCGGATTTCCGAATACCACCTATTATCTTCCGATTATCTACGGGATACTCGGTATTCCAGTAAAGACACTGGGGGATGCAAAGCAGGTGCTTGACAAGTGCAAGGAACTTCTTCCAGCACAGGTAAGCGATAATGTATGGCTCCCCTATCTGGCGCCTGCATTGGAAGCCGGCATGGCTACGTTTTTCGCGGAAGAGATCATTGAGGCGATAAGATATTTGGAAGAACCAGATTATTATACACAGGGAGAGGACCCGCTTTCTGATAATATATGGCTGGGGGCTGCCGATGACGTTATCATGCGAAAACGTGGTGTGGAATTTGTTGACGGGACAGCTCCGGGGTTTGCCGCTATATTGGGCGCTGCGCCTACCCCTGAGATTGCGGCAAAAATAGCAATAGAGCTTCAAGAAAAGAATCTGTATGTCTTTATGTGTTCGGATCACGAAGGAAAGACCATGTCCGAGCAACTGGTAGAGGCCGGCGTTCAGATAGGCTGGCCTACCCGTCTGGTCTCTTTTGGACCGAGCTATACCGCGGCCGTGTTTGCAATGGGGTTTGCGACACGCGCCGCCATGTCATTCGGCGGGGTCAAGCCCGGAGATTTTGCAGCAAACTTACGTTATAATAAAGACAGGATTTTTGCCTTTGCAATGCCGCTTGGAACCGTGACGGATGAATGGTATGCCAATGCAGCCGGAGCCATCAACTGGGGCTTCCCCACCATAGCCGACACACCTATTCCTGAGATCCTGCCGACCGGGATATGCACCTATGAACATGTGGTCAGCAACGTGCCGCATGATCAGATAGTCGCCAGGGCAATTGAAGTTCGGGGGTTAAAGGTAGCTATAACCAAGGTGGATATCCCCATGTCCTATGGGCCTGCTTTTGAGGGAGAACGTATCAGAAAGGACGATCTCTACTTTGAATGCGGCGGGGGGAGAACACTTGGAGTAGAGCTGACTATCTCTAAGAATATGTCGGAAGTTGAGGACGGAAAAATTGAAATGATCGGTCCTGACCTGGATCAGATTAAAGAGGGGGACAAACTCCCCTTTGCGGCACTGATCGAAGTAGCGGGTCGGCAGATGAAGCCGGAATTTGAGCCGATCTTAGAACGCCAGCTCCATCACCTGATTAACTATGTCCAGGGTATAATGCATATCGGACAGAGAAATATTATGTGGATACGGGTAGGAAAGGCGGCTGTTGAAAAAGGATTTTTACTCAAACATTTAGGCAAGGTAATACATGCTAAATACCATCAGGACTTTGGGAATATTATCGATAAGGTGCAGATAAAGATTTACACGGATGAAGAAAGAGTCAAAGAAGTCCTGGAAATGGCAAACAGGCTGTATAAAGAAAGAGATAGTCGGGTTGAGAATATGACCGACGAAACAGAAGAGACCTTCTATTCATGTACCCTGTGTCAGTCATTTGCCCCGAGCCATGTCTGCGTAATTACGCCGGAACGAACAGGGATGTGCGGCGCTTACAACTGGCTCGACTGCAAGGTCTCTTATGAAATCAACCCTACAGGCCCAAATCAACCGATCAAAAAGGGAGAATGTACCAATCCGATAACTGGCCAGTGGAAAGGAATCAACGATTTTGTATTCAATGCCTCGCGCCAACAAATTGAGCAGGTAAGCGCTTACAGCTTGATGGAGTCACCGATGACTGCGTGTGGGTGCTTTGAGTGCGTGGCGACAATCCTTCCCCTGTGCAATGGCATTATGATAGTAAACAGGAATTTTATGGGCATGACACCCTGCGGCATGAAATTTACTACCCTGGCCGGAATGGTGGGCGGCGGAAACCAGACACCCGGTTTTTTAGGAGTAAGCAAACATTACATTTGCAGCAGAAAATTTCTCAAGGCCGAAGGAGGCTTAAAGCGTGTGGTATGGTTGCCTAAAATGTTAAAAGAGGAGATCGCCGAACGGATAAAACCGATATGCGAAGAAATGGGGATTCCAAATTTCCCTGAGATGATAGCCGATGAAACAATCGGAACCACGGAAGAGGAGATCCTTCCGTTTCTCGAAGAAAAAGGGCATCCGGCTCTTACCATGGATCCGTTGATGTAG
- the acsC gene encoding acetyl-CoA decarbonylase/synthase complex subunit gamma, which translates to MGLSGIEIFKKLPKTNCGKCGVPTCLAFAMKLATGKAELDACPDLSEDMKEELGEASAPPVRTVVIGIGERAVKLGGETVLFRHEKRFENPPAFTLLLSDKMDKAEISAKLTKFKETTYERVGIVLRPAMVAVKGESKDTALFMALVEKVCNDTDAALVLMNEDTDALSQAAKTCSNRKPLLYAATRENVETLGNLARELSCPLAVKGNSLEELAELSEKLIKMGLKDLILDSGARTAGKSLEDQIIIRRSALMKKFKPFGFPTIVFPCEMTDNPMKEAMIACQMVVKYGSIIILSEIEGHSIFPLLLASMNIFTDPQRPMAVEQKIYEIGATNENSPVLITGNFSLTYFIVSGEIDASRVPSYLLIKDTEGLSVLTAWAAGKFGADTIAPFVKKCGIEEKVKHRKLVIPGYLASISGELEEELPGWEILIGPREASHLPAYLKQWSA; encoded by the coding sequence ATGGGACTTTCGGGAATAGAGATATTTAAAAAACTACCAAAGACAAATTGCGGCAAGTGTGGGGTTCCTACCTGCCTGGCTTTTGCCATGAAATTGGCTACGGGTAAGGCTGAACTTGACGCGTGCCCGGATTTGTCTGAAGATATGAAAGAAGAACTCGGGGAGGCCTCGGCTCCTCCTGTAAGAACAGTGGTTATCGGTATTGGTGAACGCGCGGTAAAACTGGGCGGGGAAACAGTTCTGTTCCGTCACGAGAAGCGGTTTGAAAATCCCCCTGCATTTACCCTTCTCCTTTCGGACAAGATGGATAAGGCTGAAATTTCGGCTAAACTAACCAAGTTTAAAGAAACCACCTATGAACGCGTCGGCATTGTGCTGCGGCCTGCAATGGTTGCCGTTAAAGGAGAATCCAAAGATACCGCCTTATTTATGGCATTGGTTGAAAAGGTCTGTAATGATACAGATGCGGCGCTTGTGCTGATGAACGAAGATACAGATGCGCTTTCACAGGCTGCCAAAACCTGTTCAAACAGAAAGCCGCTCCTTTATGCCGCTACCAGGGAAAATGTGGAAACACTGGGAAACCTTGCCAGGGAACTTTCATGTCCGTTAGCGGTTAAAGGAAATAGCCTGGAGGAGCTGGCAGAACTCTCTGAAAAACTGATCAAAATGGGGCTTAAGGATCTGATTCTTGATTCAGGGGCAAGAACCGCGGGAAAGTCCCTGGAAGATCAGATTATTATCCGAAGATCAGCATTGATGAAAAAATTTAAGCCCTTTGGATTTCCTACAATTGTCTTCCCGTGTGAAATGACCGACAACCCGATGAAAGAAGCGATGATCGCCTGTCAGATGGTTGTAAAATACGGCAGCATCATTATTCTCTCTGAAATAGAAGGCCACAGCATCTTCCCGCTTCTCCTTGCGAGTATGAATATCTTTACGGATCCGCAAAGGCCTATGGCCGTCGAACAAAAGATTTATGAGATCGGCGCTACAAATGAAAATTCACCTGTTCTTATTACAGGAAATTTTTCTCTTACCTATTTTATTGTTTCAGGTGAGATAGATGCAAGCCGTGTGCCGTCATATCTATTGATTAAGGACACAGAGGGCCTTTCGGTCTTAACCGCATGGGCTGCCGGCAAATTCGGAGCAGACACCATTGCGCCCTTTGTAAAGAAATGCGGTATTGAGGAGAAGGTCAAACATCGCAAATTGGTGATTCCGGGTTATCTTGCATCCATCAGCGGAGAGCTGGAAGAAGAGCTTCCGGGTTGGGAAATTCTCATCGGGCCGAGAGAGGCAAGCCATCTGCCTGCCTATTTGAAACAATGGAGCGCGTGA
- a CDS encoding dihydropteroate synthase, giving the protein MVICVAENINIMSKTLGPAMKEKNAGPIQDMARALTKNSADYLDLNIGPARKGGDELMDWLVKTVKEVTDLPLSLDTTNPVAMEAGLKANIKGKSLINSVSLQPERLEKGLPMIIKYNADAIGLLWGKDGMPRDADERAAMAVDFIYQANEAEISTSNIWIDPIATPICVDVNQVLSGLEFMSMLGEIAPEAKSIVGLSNVSNGAPENLRPYLNRAYLMMLMKYDIYSAIVDGFDNELLAIAGGKRPEHVKLVHDIMDGNEPDPASLGQTELEYYKTTRVLMGKVLYSHSWLTT; this is encoded by the coding sequence ATGGTAATATGTGTTGCGGAAAATATTAATATTATGTCAAAGACGCTCGGGCCTGCAATGAAGGAGAAAAATGCCGGTCCGATTCAGGATATGGCAAGGGCTCTGACTAAAAACAGCGCTGACTATCTTGATCTGAATATCGGACCTGCCAGAAAGGGCGGCGATGAGCTGATGGATTGGCTGGTTAAGACGGTTAAGGAAGTAACCGATCTTCCTCTTTCACTTGATACAACTAATCCGGTTGCCATGGAAGCAGGATTAAAGGCGAACATAAAAGGGAAATCATTGATAAACTCTGTTTCGCTTCAGCCTGAGCGATTGGAAAAAGGGCTTCCCATGATAATTAAGTATAATGCGGACGCGATAGGACTTCTGTGGGGAAAAGATGGAATGCCGCGGGATGCCGATGAGCGGGCTGCTATGGCAGTCGATTTTATTTACCAGGCAAATGAGGCGGAAATTTCCACCTCAAACATCTGGATCGATCCGATTGCAACGCCGATATGCGTTGATGTAAATCAGGTTTTGTCTGGTCTGGAATTCATGAGCATGTTGGGTGAAATAGCGCCTGAAGCCAAATCGATTGTAGGGCTTTCAAATGTTTCCAACGGCGCTCCGGAAAATCTCCGTCCATATCTGAATCGCGCCTATTTAATGATGCTTATGAAATATGATATTTATTCCGCAATTGTCGATGGATTTGACAATGAACTGCTCGCGATTGCCGGAGGTAAAAGGCCTGAACATGTTAAATTAGTGCATGACATAATGGACGGAAACGAACCTGACCCTGCATCCCTGGGACAAACCGAATTGGAATATTACAAAACCACACGTGTTCTCATGGGTAAGGTTCTGTATTCACATTCGTGGTTAACCACTTAG
- the fdhF gene encoding formate dehydrogenase subunit alpha — protein sequence MAKLEIKIDGRTLWVDLGTIILDAALKAGIFIPTLCYMPGKDNEHPCGICVVEVDGREELVHACSTLVEGGMVVTSQSDRVIKARQDVLERMLSRHYGDCIAPCSLTCPAGINIQGYLNRIAKGEFTEALKLIKEKNPLPLSVGRVCPHFCETRCRRILVDECLSINHLKRFVADFSIYHKETRALPPLPSSGHSVAVIGGGPAGLSAAYYTAHMGHEVTIFEAMPQLGGMLRYGIPEFRLPRKIVNKEIEDILRAGVRPQTGKRLGVDFTIKSLKEDGFKAIFIGIGAWQNEQLGIDGENIEGVISGIDFLKSISLGQMPSIGQRVAVIGGVDIAVDTARTCVRMDLDEVVVIYQRSMMEMPASHREVIEAEKEGVKFIFMTGVTKIKKEKDFLRLETVRMKLSQPDKSGKRWPIPDPGSEETCEVDNVIVATGQTPDLSWMEMLDEGVKPHVLPGGTIVAVPQTLQTSEKGVFAGGDVVRGPRTVIQAINGGRKAARSIDIYLRKKPLYHPKRQINFTKGKKFEDIDLHNFEGIPIGLGEKMPVRAPERRVRDFDEIELGFTEETAFRESKRCLQCGCAALSKCKLRELSIEYGVRFPVSEMLRRRQYGIDSHHPFIIIDPNKCIFCQRCKNSCEYGALELEGTGFDENGFPERIAIIINDRCVSCGACVDNCPAGALTKKSVDFPVVPGEIKKVKTVCPFCGCGCTIDLNMKGNSIVEVTADPEDGPNFGNLCVKGRFGNEFVRHPDRLKKPLIRKRGYFWEASWEDVISHVAQKFLEIRDNDPDSLAGLSSAKCTNEENYLMQKFMRAVVGTNNVDHCARLCHASTVAGLAQSFGSGAMTNPIADFKKADVILLTGSNPTENHPVIALGMIKAIQENGTKLIVVDPREIEMVQYAEIWLRPKPGTDVVWLNGMMHVIIDEELYDISYVADKTENFMALKETVMRYNPEFVELITGIPSEDLRKAARLYAKAGRGSIAYAMGITQHAFGTDNVKSIANLAMLCGNVGIEGGGVNPLRGQNNVQGACDMGALPDVLPGYQSVSDQEIVGKFEDAWGKKLPPKPGMAVTDMWSAILEGKIKGMYIMGENPVVSDPNSKDVEAALKKLDFLVVQDIFMTETAKLANVVLPATSFAEKEGTFTNTERRVQRVRQGLAPLGDSRPDWKIICSLSEKMGMPMNYNDPEEIMEEIACLVPIYGGIHYERLNKNSLQWPCPNREHPGTPYLHKGSFTRGKGLFQSVEFILSDELPNEEYPFLLSTGRVLYHYNSGTMTRKVEGLNSISPEAITEINPLDAEKKGIADGSMVKITSRRGEITTRACLTRKSPEGIVFIPFHFGEAAANILTSDTLDPVSRIPGFKVCAVRVELVV from the coding sequence ATGGCTAAGTTAGAAATAAAAATTGATGGCCGGACGTTATGGGTTGATCTTGGCACAATAATATTGGATGCCGCACTCAAGGCTGGAATTTTTATCCCAACGCTGTGTTATATGCCCGGCAAAGACAACGAGCACCCTTGCGGAATATGTGTTGTCGAAGTCGATGGAAGAGAAGAATTGGTTCATGCCTGTTCCACCCTTGTGGAAGGCGGCATGGTGGTAACTTCTCAAAGCGATCGGGTTATAAAAGCAAGACAAGATGTTTTAGAACGGATGCTGTCGCGACATTATGGCGATTGTATTGCACCCTGTTCTCTGACATGTCCAGCCGGTATTAACATTCAGGGTTATCTCAATAGAATTGCAAAGGGTGAGTTTACAGAAGCCCTGAAACTTATCAAAGAGAAGAATCCCCTTCCTCTTTCCGTTGGAAGGGTCTGCCCACATTTTTGTGAAACTCGATGCCGCCGTATCCTGGTGGACGAATGCCTCTCTATTAATCATCTAAAGCGATTTGTGGCGGATTTTTCTATCTATCACAAAGAAACGCGTGCTTTGCCTCCTCTCCCATCTTCCGGACACAGTGTTGCGGTGATCGGTGGTGGGCCTGCCGGGCTCTCCGCTGCTTATTATACGGCCCATATGGGGCATGAGGTAACTATATTCGAGGCAATGCCTCAATTAGGCGGAATGCTTCGTTATGGGATTCCGGAATTTCGTCTTCCCAGAAAGATCGTTAACAAAGAGATAGAGGATATACTCAGAGCAGGTGTTCGCCCACAAACCGGAAAGAGGCTGGGAGTTGACTTTACCATTAAGAGCCTTAAGGAGGATGGTTTTAAGGCTATTTTTATCGGTATCGGCGCCTGGCAGAATGAACAGTTGGGTATCGATGGAGAGAACATTGAAGGGGTTATTTCAGGTATTGATTTTCTCAAGAGTATAAGCCTTGGACAGATGCCGTCCATAGGCCAGAGGGTAGCCGTGATCGGAGGGGTTGACATAGCCGTAGATACGGCCAGGACATGTGTAAGGATGGACCTGGATGAAGTTGTCGTCATATATCAACGTTCGATGATGGAAATGCCGGCAAGCCATCGAGAAGTCATTGAAGCCGAAAAAGAGGGTGTCAAGTTTATATTTATGACAGGGGTTACAAAGATAAAGAAAGAGAAAGATTTTCTCAGGCTTGAAACAGTCCGTATGAAGTTGAGTCAGCCGGATAAGAGTGGAAAGCGCTGGCCGATTCCTGATCCGGGATCCGAAGAGACCTGTGAAGTAGATAATGTGATTGTAGCGACCGGACAGACCCCTGATCTTTCCTGGATGGAGATGTTGGATGAAGGGGTGAAACCGCATGTCCTTCCCGGGGGAACTATTGTTGCCGTTCCTCAAACGCTTCAGACTTCGGAGAAGGGAGTCTTTGCAGGAGGTGACGTGGTACGCGGCCCAAGAACGGTTATCCAGGCAATCAATGGGGGAAGAAAGGCGGCCAGATCAATCGATATATATCTTAGAAAAAAACCCTTATACCATCCCAAACGGCAGATCAATTTCACAAAAGGTAAAAAGTTCGAAGATATTGATCTGCATAACTTTGAAGGTATTCCGATCGGCCTGGGAGAAAAGATGCCTGTAAGGGCGCCGGAAAGACGCGTCCGGGATTTTGATGAGATCGAATTGGGATTTACTGAGGAGACCGCGTTTCGGGAATCGAAACGATGCTTGCAGTGTGGATGCGCAGCTCTTTCTAAATGTAAATTGCGTGAATTATCCATAGAATATGGGGTGAGGTTTCCTGTGTCCGAAATGCTGCGTAGGCGCCAGTACGGAATCGACAGCCATCATCCTTTTATTATTATTGATCCGAACAAGTGTATATTCTGCCAGCGTTGCAAGAATAGCTGTGAATATGGTGCATTGGAATTAGAGGGGACCGGGTTTGACGAAAACGGATTCCCCGAACGCATTGCCATTATAATTAACGACAGGTGCGTTTCTTGCGGCGCTTGCGTGGATAACTGTCCAGCCGGCGCTCTGACAAAAAAATCGGTCGACTTTCCTGTTGTCCCCGGTGAAATCAAAAAAGTCAAAACAGTCTGCCCGTTCTGCGGTTGCGGATGTACCATTGACTTGAACATGAAAGGAAACTCAATTGTTGAAGTAACCGCTGATCCTGAAGATGGCCCCAATTTTGGGAATCTCTGTGTAAAGGGGAGATTTGGAAATGAATTTGTTCGTCATCCGGATCGGTTAAAAAAACCGCTTATCCGAAAAAGGGGATATTTTTGGGAGGCAAGCTGGGAAGATGTGATCTCTCATGTCGCCCAAAAGTTTTTGGAAATAAGGGATAATGATCCTGACAGCTTGGCTGGTTTGAGTTCGGCGAAGTGCACCAATGAGGAAAATTATCTTATGCAGAAATTTATGCGCGCAGTGGTTGGCACCAACAATGTGGACCACTGTGCGCGGCTCTGTCACGCGTCTACAGTGGCCGGTTTAGCCCAGTCTTTTGGGAGCGGGGCAATGACCAACCCGATAGCCGATTTTAAAAAGGCTGATGTAATCCTCCTTACAGGGAGCAATCCCACTGAAAATCACCCCGTCATAGCCCTTGGGATGATAAAGGCCATACAGGAAAACGGAACAAAACTGATTGTGGTCGATCCCCGGGAGATAGAAATGGTGCAGTATGCTGAAATCTGGCTCCGTCCAAAGCCTGGTACGGATGTGGTCTGGTTAAACGGAATGATGCATGTAATTATAGATGAAGAACTGTATGATATCTCTTATGTGGCAGACAAAACAGAAAACTTTATGGCCTTGAAAGAGACGGTAATGCGATACAACCCGGAATTTGTTGAATTGATCACCGGTATACCGTCTGAAGATTTGAGAAAGGCCGCACGTCTTTATGCCAAAGCCGGAAGAGGGTCTATTGCATATGCCATGGGCATCACCCAGCACGCATTTGGCACTGACAATGTTAAATCGATTGCCAATCTCGCCATGTTGTGTGGAAACGTTGGAATCGAAGGGGGCGGGGTTAACCCGCTGCGAGGTCAAAACAATGTGCAGGGGGCCTGCGATATGGGCGCCCTTCCAGATGTACTCCCTGGTTACCAGTCTGTTTCCGACCAGGAGATCGTCGGAAAATTCGAAGATGCCTGGGGCAAGAAACTTCCGCCAAAACCAGGCATGGCTGTAACAGACATGTGGTCTGCCATTCTGGAAGGAAAGATAAAAGGGATGTACATCATGGGAGAAAATCCCGTTGTGAGCGATCCCAACTCAAAAGATGTAGAAGCGGCTCTGAAAAAATTAGATTTTCTGGTGGTTCAGGATATCTTTATGACAGAAACGGCAAAACTGGCCAATGTGGTCCTTCCTGCTACCAGTTTTGCTGAAAAAGAGGGTACTTTTACCAATACGGAAAGGCGAGTCCAACGGGTGAGGCAGGGATTAGCCCCCTTGGGGGATTCCAGACCTGATTGGAAGATAATCTGCAGCCTGTCTGAAAAGATGGGAATGCCTATGAATTACAATGATCCTGAAGAGATCATGGAGGAAATCGCCTGTCTTGTGCCGATTTACGGTGGAATTCACTATGAACGTCTCAACAAGAATAGTCTCCAGTGGCCATGCCCGAACCGGGAACATCCGGGCACTCCGTATCTGCATAAAGGTAGTTTTACCCGTGGAAAAGGATTGTTTCAATCCGTGGAATTCATCCTCTCGGATGAACTTCCAAATGAAGAATATCCTTTTCTTCTTTCAACAGGAAGAGTCCTTTACCATTACAACAGCGGCACCATGACCCGCAAGGTCGAGGGGCTTAACTCGATTTCTCCCGAAGCAATCACGGAGATTAATCCGTTAGATGCGGAAAAAAAGGGGATAGCAGACGGCAGTATGGTTAAAATAACATCACGGCGAGGAGAGATTACCACTCGCGCCTGCCTTACCAGGAAAAGCCCGGAGGGAATTGTCTTTATTCCGTTTCATTTTGGGGAAGCGGCGGCCAATATTTTGACCAGCGACACCCTCGACCCGGTATCTCGAATACCGGGATTCAAGGTCTGTGCGGTCAGGGTGGAATTAGTAGTCTGA
- a CDS encoding FapA family protein has protein sequence MILPFAKGNGGYLKGVMVEDQSKFELRITDDDMAVMLDCTISETNPNEIVPHIKQELEAAGVTPIPREEELETLLRWSIKSGTTRISEMPIVEGRPPVPPIDETIKWAGDFFDKGSMVDKKSTNGDYMLQTERPVVENGQLLAYVTLPKEGQEGCNVFGKPIAARQPKSAEIRPGLNVEVQKKNDRVEYFATRRGRVKWVSGVLAVNTEKTISGDVDITHGHLNYPGSLVIEGDVTAGAKITTGDTIEIKGALKSAIIHAGGNLIVGKGIAGGEDRKIKVEGGIKTTYILGGHIESKGDIVVKDKIMQSTLKAQGAVIIPDGQLVGGSITALGGIVAREVGNNGHAITELVVAEDYLLPAKIAAREKELVPLQAEVERIHKLLDPMMVKQKELSLDEREAATKRLLKAEEAVEKVKAEMQKIEADSRARAKPHILIRGLLYPGTILCVAGYKVLANKVFTGPLEAVLSGEKVVLRQVEQEVPCYPQETE, from the coding sequence ATGATTTTGCCATTCGCCAAGGGGAATGGCGGATATTTAAAAGGTGTTATGGTAGAAGATCAGTCTAAATTCGAGCTGCGTATCACCGATGACGACATGGCGGTTATGCTTGACTGCACCATATCAGAGACCAATCCCAATGAGATTGTACCCCATATCAAGCAAGAGCTCGAAGCTGCCGGCGTAACCCCCATTCCACGCGAGGAAGAACTGGAAACACTCCTGCGCTGGTCAATAAAAAGCGGAACTACTCGTATAAGTGAAATGCCTATCGTCGAAGGCAGACCACCGGTTCCACCGATAGACGAAACTATCAAATGGGCCGGCGATTTTTTCGATAAAGGGTCCATGGTCGATAAAAAATCGACAAATGGAGACTATATGCTCCAGACAGAACGACCGGTAGTCGAAAATGGCCAGCTTCTGGCATACGTCACACTCCCAAAGGAAGGTCAGGAGGGCTGCAACGTGTTTGGAAAACCTATTGCAGCGCGCCAACCAAAATCTGCTGAGATACGCCCGGGGTTGAATGTCGAAGTCCAGAAGAAAAATGACAGAGTGGAATATTTTGCGACCAGAAGGGGCCGTGTTAAGTGGGTTTCAGGGGTGCTCGCTGTTAACACAGAAAAAACAATATCCGGGGATGTGGATATAACACACGGCCACCTGAATTATCCGGGATCGCTCGTGATTGAGGGAGATGTAACGGCGGGCGCAAAGATCACCACTGGTGATACTATCGAGATTAAAGGAGCCCTGAAGTCGGCAATTATTCATGCAGGTGGAAATCTAATTGTAGGTAAGGGAATAGCCGGCGGGGAGGATCGAAAAATCAAGGTCGAGGGTGGTATCAAGACGACCTATATCCTGGGGGGGCACATTGAATCCAAGGGGGATATTGTGGTCAAGGATAAGATCATGCAGTCCACGCTAAAGGCACAAGGTGCGGTGATCATCCCGGATGGGCAACTGGTTGGAGGGAGCATAACAGCGCTTGGTGGTATCGTTGCAAGAGAGGTAGGTAATAACGGGCATGCAATCACTGAACTTGTTGTTGCCGAGGACTATTTGCTCCCGGCTAAAATAGCAGCCAGGGAAAAGGAACTCGTGCCTCTTCAGGCAGAGGTGGAGCGAATACACAAATTGTTAGATCCGATGATGGTCAAACAGAAAGAGCTTTCGCTAGATGAACGTGAAGCTGCCACAAAAAGGCTTTTAAAGGCGGAAGAGGCTGTTGAAAAAGTAAAAGCAGAGATGCAAAAAATCGAAGCTGATTCTCGCGCCCGCGCAAAACCGCACATATTAATCAGGGGATTGCTGTATCCGGGGACAATTTTATGCGTCGCAGGCTACAAGGTGCTGGCAAACAAGGTGTTCACGGGGCCGCTGGAAGCTGTTCTATCCGGCGAAAAGGTTGTACTGAGACAAGTGGAACAAGAGGTGCCATGCTATCCCCAAGAAACGGAATAA
- a CDS encoding chemotaxis protein CheX — protein sequence MKAEHINPFIESVQNLFVSMLGCKATPGKTGLADSTVNPGYITALIGLSGPVRGNVALTFPVKTVLAIINRMLGSETRVVDDLVADGVAELVNMVAGGAKKKLSSDDGPPVDLGLPTVLSGNEYVVQYPSKSTWFKVPFTSDLGPFTLHVTFEQQKRAHSTST from the coding sequence ATGAAGGCAGAGCATATAAATCCTTTTATAGAAAGTGTCCAAAACCTGTTTGTATCCATGCTGGGTTGCAAGGCAACTCCCGGGAAGACCGGGCTCGCTGATAGCACGGTAAATCCAGGGTACATTACAGCCCTTATCGGTTTAAGCGGACCGGTTCGAGGTAATGTTGCACTCACTTTTCCAGTGAAAACCGTGCTTGCTATTATTAATCGTATGCTCGGTTCCGAGACGCGGGTCGTTGATGATCTTGTGGCTGATGGTGTTGCGGAGCTGGTAAATATGGTTGCCGGCGGAGCTAAAAAAAAGTTATCTTCAGACGACGGCCCTCCGGTTGACCTGGGCCTTCCGACAGTGTTAAGTGGCAACGAATATGTTGTTCAGTACCCTTCAAAGTCAACATGGTTTAAAGTCCCCTTTACAAGCGACCTGGGTCCGTTTACACTCCATGTTACTTTTGAACAGCAAAAGCGAGCGCATTCCACGTCCACCTGA
- a CDS encoding response regulator yields the protein MKVLVADDSALMRHVLVKTLNEAGVQTIVQAMDGAMAVEKVAEENPDLVIMDWVMPNMTGIEAVKKIRASGNNVPIIMCTTEGERNRIIDAIKAGANDFVVKPFEPTTIMAKIKEILAKV from the coding sequence ATGAAAGTTCTGGTAGCTGACGATTCCGCGTTAATGCGTCATGTCCTTGTCAAAACCCTGAATGAGGCTGGTGTACAAACTATAGTGCAGGCCATGGACGGAGCAATGGCTGTAGAAAAAGTCGCTGAAGAGAATCCGGACCTGGTAATAATGGACTGGGTCATGCCTAACATGACCGGGATTGAGGCTGTGAAAAAGATTCGCGCAAGCGGAAACAATGTTCCTATCATTATGTGCACAACCGAAGGCGAGCGGAACCGCATCATCGACGCGATTAAAGCAGGTGCAAACGATTTCGTCGTCAAGCCGTTTGAACCCACGACCATAATGGCAAAGATTAAAGAAATCTTGGCGAAAGTTTGA